A portion of the Vanessa atalanta chromosome 14, ilVanAtal1.2, whole genome shotgun sequence genome contains these proteins:
- the LOC125068806 gene encoding putative ATP-dependent RNA helicase DHX57, translated as MDCNSRQLAEDYFLRVPADARIRKVKEEVEDDPHPTLKVEMQTVRLNPDSQKLILDTLRYIHGPDFKLGSASLYKDKGSNLSNRYWMQRGNLVVQGGCDYSLTTKPDIKTSEARLREFALTKLEKYSFHKAHCAEALEYAAENVEKALEILYNKYINVSEEVKPENVPSQSELMEMRMDEKAVLESIYESNFNVKDNNVWTVKLNMDYLTKVYENKDADIVKRKVTTNHNTNFKTKKKEACKLFLRGSCRFGAKCKFLHNNPIENKPNEVENKDSEKISYELEIRFTDGTLYPYQPPLLFFKLCHKTDLIPELTCLRITARLYEEAKILAQDGVPSIYSLVELLNNEDDIVNYVKFDTRKFPEASDALFPQLIENTDNEEKQLPSHYKKGEARDNRSTINVEELLKENSEIAKRWSEKKENNRYNRMMSDRRKLPAWQKRKEILEAMNKSQVIVISGETGCGKSTQVPQYILDDWLSNYKNNGREHVEIVCTQPRRISAIGVAERVAEERVEKAGQVVGYQIRLESKISSKTRLTFCTTGILLRRLEYDPQLKSVTHIIVDEVHERSEESDFLLLILRDLIKVRKDLTVILMSATLNADLFSNYFNNVPVLEIPGRTFPVEQLFVDEIMDLTNYVLEENGTYARKVKKGDRDKKHDFETELETCDVRSEATEPPKTSIRDENLSISQMVARYPKCSKIACKNLYLMDTEKINLDLIEHVLTYIVEGDHNWPREGAILIFLPGIGEIMSLYDQLVESHTFSPKTGRYILVPLHSTLSSEEQSLVFKKPRPGARKIVLSTNIAETSVTIDDCVFVVDCGRMKEKRFDSNRNMESLDLVWVSRANAKQRKGRAGRVMAGVCIHMFTSHRYQYHMAEQPVPEIHRVPLEQLILKLKILPLFKSMSVHDVLGKTIEPPLKSNIDGALTRLQDVGALDKSYVLTALGRHLAELPVDVRIGKLMLFGAIFCCVDSALTMAAFLSHKSPFLSPFGKKSEADAKRREFACSNSDQLTTLRAYRKWQEILKSSTHAALVFANDHFLSHKTLSMLADIKHQLLGLLASIGFVPEMPALRKKMRKDSVAVLTGEELNTNGNNDKLLAAILCAALYPNVVKVLTPEKSFHMQAGGAIPRQPNPDELKFRTKSDGYVALHPSSVNSTIGYYASPYLVYQEKVKTSRVFIRECSMVPQLPLVLFSGCTLAVELHNGTFIVSLEDGWIMFQVEKHEVAEMLKTIRVELINLLEEKINDPSLNLLHYEKGNRIIKTIVQIITKD; from the exons ATGGATTGCAATAGCAGACAGCTCGCCGAAGATTACTTCTTAAGAGTACCAGCTGACGCACGAATAAG GAAAGTTAAAGAAGAAGTAGAAGATGATCCTCATCCAACCTTGAAAGTTGAAATGCAAACAGTTCGTCTTAATCCGGATTCACAAAAACTTATTTTGGATACATTAAGATATATACATGGACCCGATTTTAAATTGGGCAGTGCGAGTCTATACAAG GATAAAGGTTCAAATCTTAGTAACAGATATTGGATGCAAAGAGGCAACTTAGTAGTGCAAGGAGGCTGTGACTATTCACTTACTACAAAACCAGATATAAAAACCTCCGAAGCAAGGCTACGAGAATTTGCATTAACTAAATTAGAGAA ATATAGTTTTCACAAAGCACATTGTGCGGAAGCTTTAGAATATGCAGctgaaaatgttgaaaaagcCTTAGAAAtcctatacaataaatatatcaatgttaGTGAAGAAGTTAAACCAGAAAATGTTCCATCACAGTCTGAATTGATGGAAATGAGAATGGATGAAAAAGCTGTACTTGAATCTATTTATGAAAGTAATTTCAATGTGAAAGACAATAATGTTTGGACAGTCAAACTTAATATGGATTATTTAACTAAAGTATATGAGAACAAAGATGCTGACATTGTTAAGAGGAAAGTAACTACAAATCACAACACAAATTTCAAAACGAAAAAGAAAGAAGCATGTAAACTCTTCCTACGTGGTTCATGCAGATTCGGTGCTAAATGTAAATTCTTACATAATAATCCTATAGAAAATAAACCAAATGAAGTTGAAAACAAAGACAGTGAAAAAATTTCTTATGAATTAGAAATAAGATTTACAGACGGTACCCTATATCCTTATCAACCTccgttactattttttaaattatgtcataaaaCAGATTTAATACCGGAGCTTACATGTTTACGAATAACTGCTAGATTATATGAGGAAGCTAAAATATTAGCACAAGATGGTGTACCGAGTATTTATTCATtagttgaattattaaataacgaaGATGATAtagttaattatgtaaaatttgatACTAGAAAATTTCCTGAAGCATCAGATGCTCTATTTCCACAGTTAATTGAAAACACAGATAATGAAGAGAAGCAACTTCCATCCCATTATAAAAAGGGTGAAGCCAGAGACAATAGATCAACTATTAATGTTGAAgaacttttaaaagaaaatagtgAAATAGCAAAACGATGGTCAGAAAAAAAAGagaataatagatataatagaaTGATGTCTGATAGAAGAAAACTACCTGCATGGCAAAAGAGAAAGGAAATTCTAGAAGCAATGAATAAATcacaa GTAATAGTCATAAGTGGTGAAACTGGATGCGGTAAAAGTACTCAAGTTCCTCAATACATACTCGATGATTggttaagtaattataaaaataatggaagAGAACATGTTGAAATCGTATGCACGCAACCACGAAGGATATCAGCTATTGGTGTCGCTGAAAGGGTTGCTGAGGAGAGGGTAGAAAAGGCTGGTCAAGTTGTTGGTTACCAG ATAAGGTTAGAAAGCAAAATATCTTCTAAAACAAGATTAACATTTTGCACAACCGGTATACTGTTACGGAGACTGGAATATGATCCGCAATTAAAATCGGTGACGCATATTATTGTGGACGAAGTCCACGAGAGATCAGAGGAAAGTGATTTTCTATTACTAATTCTAAGGGACCTGATCAAAGTTAGGAAGGATTTGACAGTCATTCTCATGAGTGCTACATTGAATGCTGATTTGTTTTCCAATTACTTTAACAATGTTCCTGTTTTGGAAATACCAG GTAGAACCTTTCCCGTGGAGCAATTGTTTGTAGATGAAATAATGGATTTGACAAATTATGTGTTAGAAGAAAATGGTACTTATGCTCGAAAAGTTAAAAAAG GTGACAGAGATAAGAAACACGATTTTGAGACAGAATTAGAGACCTGTGACGTCCGTTCAGAGGCGACAGAGCCGCCGAAGACATCGATACGAGACGAAAATCTCTCCATATCTCAAATGGTTGCAAGATACCCCAAATGTAGTAAGATAGCCTGTAAAAACTTATATCTTATGGACACTGAAAAG ATTAATTTAGACTTAATTGAGCATGTCCTAACCTATATCGTGGAAGGTGATCACAATTGGCCGAGAGAGGgcgctattttaatatttcttcctgGTATAGGGGAAATAATGTCTCTGTATGACCAACTTGTCGAAAGTCACACATTTAGTCCAAA AACCGGTAGATACATTTTAGTTCCTCTCCACTCGACCCTTTCGAGTGAAGAGCAATCGCTCGTGTTTAAGAAACCTAGACCCGGTGCGAGGAAGATTGTGCTCTCTACCAACATAGCCGAGACCTCTGTCACCATTGATGATTGTGTTTTCGTCGTGGATTGCGGAAGGATGAAGGAAAAAAG ATTCGATTCGAACCGTAACATGGAATCTTTGGATCTCGTGTGGGTGTCCCGAGCCAACGCGAAGCAGCGCAAAGGCCGAGCGGGCCGAGTGATGGCCGGCGTCTGCATACATATGTTCACCTCGCACCGCTACCAGTACCACATGGCGGAACAGCCGGTACCCGAAATACACAGGGTTCCATTGGAACAGTTGATATTGAAACTGAAGATATTACCTCTATTCAAATCTATGAGCGTTCATGATGTCTTGG GGAAAACGATAGAGCCACCATTAAAGTCCAATATAGATGGAGCTCTCACACGCCTTCAAGATGTTGGTGCGCTAGACAAGTCGTATGTTCTGACTGCACTTGGCAGGCATTTGGCAGAGCTGCCGGTCGATGTCCGGATTGGCAAGTTAATGTTATTCGGTGCTATATTCTGTTGTGTGGATTCGGCTTTGACGATGGCAGCATTTCTCAGTCATAAGAGTCCGTTTTTGTCTCCTTTTGGAAAAAAG tcggAAGCAGATGCGAAAAGGAGAGAATTTGCTTGTTCGAACAGTGACCAGTTGACCACTTTACGAGCTTACAGA AAATGGCAGGAGATACTTAAATCAAGTACACACGCGGCGTTAGTTTTCGCAAACGACCACTTCCTGTCACACAAGACACTATCGATGCTGGCGGATATCAAGCACCAACTCCTGGGTCTGCTGGCGTCCATCGGCTTCGTACCAGAGATGCCGGCATTGAGGAAGAAAATGAGGAAAGATTCTGTCGCTGTCCTGACCGGGGAAGAG CTCAATACAAATGGAAATAATGACAAGTTGTTGGCAGCTATATTATGTGCTGCGTTATATCCTAATGTTGTCAAG GTGCTGACTCCTGAAAAATCTTTCCACATGCAAGCTGGTGGAGCCATACCCCGTCAACCAAACCCAGACGAGCTAAAATTTAGGACAAAGTCAGATGGATATGTAGCCCTGCATCCTTCTTCTGTGAATTCGACCATTGGATACTATGCTAGCCCGTATCTAGTTTACCAGGAGAAAGTTAAAACATCGAGGGTTTTCATTCGAGAATGCTCCATGGTACCTCAGTTACCGCTGGTTTTATTTTCTG gATGCACACTGGCAGTGGAGCTACACAATGGTACATTCATTGTGTCCTTAGAAGATGGATGGATTATGTTCCAAGTTGAAAAACACGAA gttgCTGAAATGTTGAAGACGATACGAGTAGAACTAATTAACCTTCTCGAAGAGAAGATAAATGATCCATCATTAAACTTACTTCACTATGAAAAAGggaatagaataataaaaactattgtccaaattataactaaagattaa